Proteins found in one Campylobacter canadensis genomic segment:
- the yedE gene encoding selenium metabolism membrane protein YedE/FdhT has translation MDKLLNSTFYKKYLSSFYNNSAAVMILSLFCVLYFAIFGGVFAVTGEFTRIGGEILELFGMDLSSYSYYQKQNLNGTILTRVDGVMIIGMCFGCLMAAAFSNKIAFRKIASKTRFFQALIGGILAGFGARLAWGCNLANFFTGLPYFSLHTWVFAIFMCLGVYAAILLVKLPIFAPKAKMIKVSSASLKIDENRQKKSFIFACILSFIFALVFILFLLFAVKVNLAIALLFGAIFGWLIQKGQICFTSCFRDLFLFKRANFAIALFFSMFIASFFVYALLNNGLNVKVLEISIGLCVGAFLFGFGIVFAGGCECGFFYRMLEGQSHFFVVGVGNILGTMLIALNYDKLPKWFLNGEKIKLSGANSLLIESALFLISICLIYLYSRRKNV, from the coding sequence ATGGATAAATTGTTAAATTCTACTTTTTATAAAAAGTATTTATCTTCTTTTTATAACAATTCAGCTGCTGTTATGATTTTATCATTATTTTGTGTTTTATATTTTGCTATTTTTGGTGGAGTTTTTGCTGTTACTGGTGAATTTACACGAATTGGCGGAGAAATTTTAGAGCTTTTTGGTATGGATTTAAGCTCGTATTCTTATTATCAAAAGCAAAATTTAAATGGAACTATTTTAACTAGAGTTGATGGAGTTATGATTATAGGAATGTGTTTTGGTTGTTTGATGGCTGCTGCTTTTTCTAATAAAATAGCCTTTAGAAAAATAGCTTCAAAAACTAGATTTTTTCAAGCATTAATCGGCGGAATTTTAGCAGGTTTTGGAGCTAGATTAGCTTGGGGCTGTAATTTAGCAAATTTTTTTACAGGTTTGCCGTATTTTTCACTACATACTTGGGTTTTTGCTATTTTTATGTGTCTTGGTGTTTATGCTGCAATTTTACTTGTAAAACTACCTATTTTTGCACCAAAAGCTAAAATGATAAAGGTAAGCTCAGCAAGTTTAAAAATTGATGAAAATAGACAAAAAAAGAGCTTTATTTTTGCTTGTATTTTAAGCTTTATTTTTGCACTTGTTTTTATTTTATTTTTGCTTTTTGCTGTAAAGGTTAATTTAGCTATTGCATTATTATTTGGAGCTATTTTTGGCTGGCTTATTCAAAAAGGGCAAATCTGCTTTACATCTTGTTTTAGAGATTTATTTTTGTTTAAAAGAGCTAATTTTGCTATTGCTTTATTTTTTTCTATGTTTATTGCTAGTTTTTTTGTATATGCCTTGCTTAATAATGGCTTAAATGTAAAGGTTTTAGAAATATCAATAGGGCTTTGTGTGGGTGCTTTTTTATTTGGTTTTGGTATCGTTTTTGCTGGTGGTTGTGAGTGCGGATTTTTTTATAGAATGCTTGAAGGTCAAAGTCATTTTTTTGTAGTTGGTGTAGGAAATATTTTAGGCACAATGTTAATAGCTTTAAATTATGATAAATTACCAAAATGGTTTTTAAATGGAGAAAAAATTAAGCTTAGCGGAGCTAATTCTTTATTAATAGAAAGTGCTTTGTTTTTAATTAGTATTTGTTTAATTTACTTATATTCAAGGAGAAAAAATGTCTAA
- the yedF gene encoding sulfurtransferase-like selenium metabolism protein YedF translates to MSKKVDYLLDCTGEPCPFPAIATKQAIKNLKAKEVLEVISDCPQSINSIPKDMSNLGFNCEVNQSGPILAFYIWKD, encoded by the coding sequence ATGTCTAAAAAAGTAGATTATTTATTAGATTGCACTGGCGAGCCTTGCCCTTTTCCTGCTATTGCAACAAAACAAGCAATTAAGAATTTAAAAGCAAAAGAAGTTTTAGAAGTAATAAGCGATTGTCCGCAAAGTATTAATTCAATTCCTAAAGATATGAGTAATTTAGGTTTTAATTGCGAAGTTAATCAAAGTGGTCCAATTTTAGCTTTTTATATTTGGAAGGATTAA
- the mqnF gene encoding aminofutalosine deaminase family hydrolase, whose translation MVNIIKVNAIFDFSTKDFYKKDLVLVFDEKIIEISTFNKAISKYKNAKILDYNEYNLCPVFCNIHSHLEFCTSLLDYGDFILWLKSIIKNRSQINKEELNKNIKENLLIMLKSGVGYLGEISSFAAQLEELEKSPIKAIIFHEILGANKEVANKNIDFFLQRFYTKTKHKNSISLHSPYSACDEIYDFALSFAKKNDLLISTHYLESKYEKAYLNHKKNALYKYLNSNFKASVLNREFLKGFKDLRALFTHCNYVNDFSCFNENHYITHCLRSNTYLNSRLFNIQQALKDKITLSLGTDGLSSNDSLNFFDELRANLLIHGQKMPLKDLAYELFKAACFNLSPLFLDGLKALSINAKADFILLKNYNYDKEQILIQTILRTKEVKNIFLDGKKII comes from the coding sequence ATGGTAAATATAATAAAAGTAAATGCAATTTTTGATTTTTCTACAAAAGATTTTTATAAAAAGGATTTAGTGCTTGTTTTTGATGAGAAAATTATTGAAATAAGCACTTTTAATAAGGCTATTAGCAAATATAAAAATGCAAAGATTTTAGATTATAATGAATATAATTTATGTCCTGTTTTTTGCAATATTCATTCTCATTTAGAATTTTGTACTTCTTTACTTGATTATGGAGATTTTATACTTTGGCTTAAGAGTATTATTAAAAATCGTAGTCAAATCAACAAAGAAGAATTAAATAAAAATATAAAAGAAAATCTTTTAATTATGTTAAAAAGCGGAGTTGGTTATTTAGGTGAGATTTCAAGTTTTGCTGCACAGTTAGAAGAATTAGAAAAATCTCCAATAAAGGCTATTATTTTTCATGAAATTTTAGGGGCAAATAAAGAAGTAGCAAATAAAAATATTGATTTTTTCTTGCAAAGATTTTATACAAAAACAAAGCATAAAAATTCTATTTCTTTACATAGCCCTTACTCTGCTTGTGATGAAATTTACGATTTTGCTTTATCTTTTGCTAAAAAGAATGATTTATTGATTTCTACTCATTATTTAGAAAGTAAATATGAAAAAGCTTATTTAAATCATAAAAAAAATGCACTTTATAAATATTTAAATTCAAATTTTAAAGCTAGTGTTTTAAATAGAGAATTTTTAAAGGGTTTTAAAGATTTAAGAGCTTTATTTACGCATTGTAATTATGTGAATGATTTTTCTTGTTTTAATGAAAATCATTATATAACTCACTGCCTACGCTCAAATACTTATTTAAATTCACGATTATTTAATATACAACAAGCTTTAAAGGATAAAATTACTCTTTCATTAGGAACAGATGGGCTTAGTTCTAATGATAGTTTGAATTTTTTTGATGAATTAAGGGCTAATTTATTAATACACGGGCAAAAAATGCCTTTAAAAGATTTAGCTTATGAATTATTTAAAGCAGCGTGTTTTAATCTTTCGCCTTTATTTTTAGATGGTTTAAAAGCATTAAGTATTAATGCAAAAGCAGATTTTATCTTGCTTAAAAATTATAATTACGATAAAGAACAAATATTAATTCAAACTATTTTAAGAACAAAAGAAGTAAAAAATATATTTTTAGATGGGAAAAAAATTATATGA
- the mnmA gene encoding tRNA 2-thiouridine(34) synthase MnmA, with product MKNIVVALSGGVDSSYTAYTLKNLGFNVSGVYMKLHNRENYHDKNIENVKRVADFLGIEADVLDFSDKFNEAVFTPFINTYKSGKTPNPCALCNRYIKLGALLDYAKSKNAMLASGHYAQIENNMLKKALDLSKDQTYFLANVDKQSLNSVIFPLGNKYKKDIKEQALKIPQLKAISEQKESSEICFVSTTYTDILKDYVKVNNPGVVKDVDGKIVGKHDGYMHYTIGKRRGFSVNGAHEAHFVLKIDAEKNELIVGKKQDLEVSEFKLENINSFVDFNDSIECEVKIRYNTTAVKCRLYKDKSVKLEQKVFALAAGQLAVFYQGDFVVASGFIKE from the coding sequence ATGAAAAACATTGTTGTAGCTTTAAGTGGTGGAGTTGATAGTTCTTATACTGCTTATACTTTAAAAAATTTAGGTTTTAATGTAAGCGGAGTGTATATGAAATTACATAATAGAGAAAACTATCATGATAAAAATATTGAAAATGTAAAAAGGGTTGCAGATTTTTTAGGGATTGAAGCTGATGTTTTAGATTTTAGCGATAAATTTAATGAAGCAGTTTTTACACCTTTTATTAATACTTATAAAAGTGGTAAAACTCCAAATCCCTGTGCTTTGTGTAATAGATATATTAAGCTTGGAGCTTTGTTAGATTATGCAAAAAGCAAAAATGCAATGCTTGCAAGCGGTCATTATGCACAAATTGAAAATAATATGTTAAAAAAAGCGCTTGATTTAAGTAAGGACCAAACTTATTTTTTAGCAAATGTTGATAAGCAAAGTTTAAATAGTGTTATTTTTCCTTTAGGTAATAAATATAAAAAAGATATAAAAGAACAAGCTTTAAAAATACCGCAATTAAAAGCAATAAGTGAGCAAAAAGAAAGTAGCGAAATATGTTTTGTAAGCACTACTTATACTGATATTTTAAAAGATTATGTAAAGGTAAATAATCCTGGTGTTGTAAAAGATGTGGATGGAAAAATTGTAGGAAAGCATGATGGGTATATGCACTATACAATAGGTAAAAGAAGAGGTTTTAGTGTAAATGGAGCGCACGAAGCGCATTTTGTTTTAAAAATTGATGCTGAAAAAAACGAATTAATAGTTGGAAAAAAGCAAGATTTAGAAGTAAGCGAATTTAAATTAGAAAATATAAATTCCTTTGTTGATTTTAACGATAGTATAGAATGCGAAGTAAAAATAAGATACAACACAACAGCGGTAAAATGTAGATTGTATAAAGATAAAAGTGTAAAATTAGAACAAAAGGTTTTTGCCTTAGCAGCTGGGCAATTAGCGGTATTTTATCAAGGAGATTTTGTAGTAGCAAGTGGTTTTATAAAGGAGTAA
- a CDS encoding RNA degradosome polyphosphate kinase, translated as MKRQMVFNRELSWLRFNSRVLEQCSKKMPILDRLRFISIYCTNLDEFYMIRVAGLKQLFASGVVVQDEMPPLEQLNAIREYLHNEKELLEKYYFEILKELNENSIYIKNYDELSRNLKGKAKEYFFSTIMPVIVPIAVDSTHPFPPLNNLSFSLAVKLKSDDDKHSRFAMVRIPRVLPRFFEADNGVFVPIESIVKEHAEDIFPGYKLELCTAFRVTRNADIVIEEEEADDFMMLLEQGLKLRRKGAYVRIQIENGADIELKDFLSSHLKVFNKDIYEYKTLLSLSSIMQIVNHKQLSHLCAPSYVPKILPPFDENVNIFDVIEKQDILCYQPYESFDPVASFIKEAAKDTKTISIRMTLYRLEKNSQIIKALMDAANDGKQVTVMVELKARFDEENNLYWAKELENAGAHVVYGIAGFKVHAKITQIIRQMDDGTLKFYAHLGTGNYNSVSAKVYTDISFFTSNKDIANTDITAFFNILTGYCKNKRLKTLAMSPFQIKEQILRMIKTESLAGKKGEIIMKMNSLVDTDIIKALYEASNKGVSINLIVRGICCLRPNVKGFSENIRVISIVGKYLEHARIFYFKHANPQYFISSADMMPRNLERRLELMTPIFNESLSAKLAEILRLQLSDNQLAYILNEDGVYKKIENDEKAVDSQAIFENYISGIYKSYKKGRDKAKADQMAQKFFREN; from the coding sequence ATGAAAAGACAAATGGTGTTTAACAGAGAACTTTCTTGGCTTAGATTTAATTCTAGGGTGCTTGAGCAATGCAGTAAAAAAATGCCTATTTTAGATAGATTGAGATTTATATCAATTTATTGTACTAATTTAGATGAGTTTTATATGATTAGAGTAGCAGGGCTTAAGCAACTTTTTGCTTCAGGTGTTGTAGTACAAGATGAAATGCCACCATTAGAGCAATTAAACGCCATTAGAGAATATTTGCATAATGAAAAAGAACTACTAGAAAAGTATTATTTTGAGATTTTAAAAGAGCTAAATGAAAACTCAATTTATATTAAAAATTACGATGAGCTAAGTAGGAATTTAAAAGGTAAGGCTAAAGAGTATTTTTTTAGTACTATTATGCCTGTAATTGTACCTATTGCAGTGGATTCTACTCATCCTTTTCCGCCGCTTAATAATCTTTCTTTTTCACTAGCTGTGAAGTTAAAAAGTGATGATGATAAACATTCTCGTTTTGCAATGGTTAGAATTCCTAGAGTTTTACCACGCTTTTTTGAGGCTGATAATGGGGTGTTTGTACCGATTGAAAGCATAGTAAAAGAACACGCTGAAGATATTTTTCCTGGTTATAAATTAGAATTATGCACTGCTTTTAGAGTTACAAGAAATGCTGATATTGTAATTGAAGAAGAAGAAGCTGATGATTTTATGATGTTGCTAGAGCAAGGTTTAAAGCTTAGAAGAAAAGGAGCTTATGTAAGAATACAAATTGAAAATGGCGCTGATATTGAGTTAAAAGATTTTTTAAGTAGTCATTTAAAGGTCTTTAATAAAGATATTTATGAGTATAAAACATTATTATCTCTATCAAGCATAATGCAAATTGTAAATCACAAACAATTAAGCCATTTATGTGCACCTTCTTATGTGCCAAAAATACTACCTCCTTTTGATGAAAATGTAAATATTTTTGATGTTATTGAAAAGCAAGATATTCTTTGTTATCAACCTTACGAAAGCTTTGACCCAGTTGCATCTTTTATAAAAGAAGCTGCTAAAGATACAAAGACAATTTCAATTAGAATGACGCTTTATAGACTAGAAAAAAATTCTCAAATAATAAAAGCCTTAATGGACGCAGCAAATGATGGAAAACAAGTAACCGTGATGGTTGAGCTTAAGGCAAGATTTGACGAAGAAAATAATTTATATTGGGCAAAAGAATTAGAAAACGCAGGAGCTCATGTTGTTTATGGTATTGCAGGTTTTAAAGTGCATGCAAAAATTACTCAAATTATTAGACAAATGGACGATGGCACTTTGAAATTTTATGCACATCTTGGAACTGGAAATTATAATTCCGTTAGTGCAAAGGTTTATACAGATATTAGCTTTTTTACCAGCAATAAAGATATTGCAAATACTGATATTACAGCTTTTTTTAACATTCTTACAGGATATTGTAAAAACAAAAGATTAAAAACCTTAGCAATGAGTCCATTTCAAATAAAAGAACAAATTTTAAGAATGATAAAAACAGAAAGCTTAGCAGGAAAAAAAGGTGAAATAATTATGAAAATGAATTCATTAGTTGATACAGATATTATTAAAGCCTTGTACGAAGCTTCTAATAAAGGTGTTAGCATTAATTTAATTGTTCGTGGAATTTGCTGCTTAAGACCAAATGTAAAAGGTTTTAGTGAAAATATTAGAGTTATTAGCATTGTTGGTAAATATCTTGAACATGCTAGAATTTTTTATTTTAAACACGCAAACCCACAATACTTTATAAGTAGTGCTGATATGATGCCAAGAAATTTAGAAAGAAGATTAGAGCTAATGACACCAATATTTAATGAGAGTTTAAGTGCGAAATTAGCAGAAATTTTAAGATTGCAATTAAGTGATAATCAACTTGCTTATATTTTAAATGAAGATGGCGTTTATAAAAAGATTGAAAATGATGAAAAAGCAGTGGATTCTCAAGCAATTTTTGAAAATTATATAAGCGGTATTTATAAAAGCTACAAAAAAGGTAGAGATAAAGCAAAAGCAGACCAAATGGCGCAAAAATTCTTTAGAGAAAATTGA
- a CDS encoding diacylglycerol kinase has protein sequence MKAKYSFFKNTSYALAGLKRAWQESAFRIEFCIILPLVLFAFFYDFNFYDRLFLISVLILILIVECINTAIECAIDLITKDYALLAKYAKDLASAGVFFSIVLAVFVWVMILSKEFL, from the coding sequence ATGAAAGCAAAATATTCTTTTTTTAAAAATACATCATACGCATTAGCAGGTCTAAAAAGAGCTTGGCAAGAAAGTGCTTTTAGAATAGAATTTTGCATAATCTTGCCTTTAGTGCTTTTTGCTTTTTTTTATGATTTTAATTTTTATGATAGATTGTTTTTAATATCAGTTTTAATATTGATTTTAATTGTTGAGTGTATAAATACCGCTATTGAATGTGCTATTGACCTGATTACAAAAGATTATGCTTTGCTTGCAAAATATGCTAAAGACCTTGCTTCTGCTGGAGTTTTTTTTAGCATTGTGTTAGCTGTTTTTGTATGGGTAATGATATTAAGTAAGGAATTTTTATGA
- a CDS encoding Nif3-like dinuclear metal center hexameric protein, whose amino-acid sequence MKVSQIYEYLNSISPFDTQEDWDNSGLLVSNDDTCKKIYLSLDLDLDLLESLEDDSLIITHHPLIFKGLRKIDNSYVSNAIKALIKKNCALIAMHTNYDLSHLNTYFIEEILGKKIVLKEGFLAYFKNDFQSIEDLADFLKQRLKVKNINISYARKNIQSELIAVCTGSGVSLAKNLKSNIFLTGDIKYHDAFILSEENINLIDIKHYNSEECFAKSLALLLQKLPKEIIIKVSKNPFSNY is encoded by the coding sequence ATGAAAGTTAGTCAAATTTATGAATATTTAAATTCAATAAGCCCTTTTGACACTCAAGAAGATTGGGATAATTCAGGCTTATTAGTAAGCAATGATGATACTTGTAAAAAAATATATTTAAGCTTAGATTTAGATTTAGATTTACTTGAAAGCTTAGAAGATGATAGTCTTATAATCACACACCATCCTTTAATTTTTAAAGGCTTAAGAAAAATTGATAATTCTTATGTTTCTAATGCAATAAAAGCTTTAATTAAAAAAAATTGTGCATTAATTGCTATGCATACAAATTATGATTTATCACATTTAAATACTTATTTTATTGAAGAAATTTTAGGAAAAAAAATTGTTTTAAAGGAAGGTTTTTTAGCTTATTTTAAAAATGATTTTCAAAGCATTGAAGACTTAGCTGATTTTTTAAAGCAAAGATTAAAAGTAAAAAATATAAATATAAGTTATGCAAGAAAAAATATACAAAGCGAGTTAATAGCTGTTTGCACTGGTAGTGGAGTTTCACTAGCAAAGAACTTAAAATCTAATATTTTTCTAACAGGAGATATTAAATATCACGATGCCTTTATTTTAAGTGAGGAAAATATTAATTTAATTGATATTAAGCACTATAATAGTGAAGAGTGTTTTGCTAAAAGCTTAGCGCTTTTATTGCAAAAATTACCAAAGGAAATTATAATAAAAGTTTCTAAAAATCCATTTTCAAATTATTAA